The Candidatus Desulfofervidus auxilii DNA segment CTATCTTTCGTATTTCACCGCCAATTCTTCATCCTATTACCAAGCAGCAGATTGGCTATCTTCATGAAATATTAGGAGCTGTTAAGGTTACTAAGATTTATCCTCAGGTAGCTGAGGCAAAAATTATTCGTTCTTATGACGTTATCTATGTTGGCGATTTTCTTAAACCATATCAACCTCCCAAGCCATTTTCTCTTTGTAAAGAAAAACCACCATCTTTAAAGGCCTGGGTGGTTGCTACTAAAGGTGAAATTTCAGAGATAGCGTGGCCTGATGTTCTTTATATAGATGCTGGAGAAAATCAGGGTCTTAAGATAGGACAAACATTAGATGTCTTTCGTAAAGAGGCAGAAAACCTGCCTCCTCTTTTTATAGGAAAGATATTGATTATTCACACTACACCCCAAACAGCCACGGCCATGATTTTGGAATCAAAAAGACCATTTCATACAGGAGATATAGTAGGAGTGGCAAAATAGTCTTATGGAATCAATCATTTACTGGCTGGCCTTGCACTACCTTCCAGGATTAGGTCATCGCCGTAGTAAGAAATTACTTGATTTTTTTGGTGAACCTAAAGGACTTTTTTCTGCTTCTCAAAAAACTATGCAAGAATTAGGATTAAAGGCAGAAACCATTCAGGCTATTTTATCAAAAAAATGGATAAAAGAAGCAGAGGAAGAACTTAAAAAAATTAAGACAATGGGAATCGAGATCATTACCTATTCTGACCAGCGCTATCCTGCCTTGTTAAAACAAATTGCTGACCCTCCACCTTTTATTTATTTAAAAGGAGAAGCCCAGTTGTTAAATACTCCTTCTATTGCTATAGTAGGTGCCAGAAGAGCCAGTTTTTATGGTTCAAAAACAGCTACTAATTTGGCTACTAATCTAGCTGAATTGGGAATTACTGTTGTTAGTGGACTAGCTAGGGGTATTGATGCTGCTGCCCACCAAGGAGCTTTACAAGCAGGGGGGAATACCATAGCCGTATTAGGTTGTGGTTTAGATATAGTTTATCCTCTTGAAAATAAAAAACTTTATGCAGAAATAAAAAAACAAGGTGCCATTATTTCAGAATTTCCATTGGGTACTCCTCCCCTCTCCCAAAACTTTCCTGTGCGCAATCGTCTTATTAGCGGTTTATCTTTAGGAGTAGTAGTGGTAGAAGCGGCCTTTAGAAGTGGTTCTTTAATTACGGCTAGATTGGCCTTAGAACAGGGAAGAGAGGTATTTGCTGTGCCTGGTTCTATAAGTAGTTTTTATAGTAGAGGGACACATGCCCTTATCAAACAAGGTGCGAAATTAGTTGAAAATGTAATGGATATAGTGGAAGAATTAAACTTATCGGTGCCAAAAGAGACTTCAGAACATTACAATATTAAGCTAGACCCTTTTAGTGAGCGTATTATTTCTCTTCTCCATACACCAAAAAACTTAGAAGAAATTGCCTTAAGCTTAAAGGAAAGCGTGGTTGACGTTTCTAGTATCTTGACTTTATTAGAGGTTCAGGGATTGGTAAAACAATTACCTGGCAAACAATACATAAGGTTAGATGTATGAAACTTCTAATTGTGGAATCTCCAGCCAAGGCAAGAACATTAAAAAAATTGTTAAAGGGTTTTGTCGTAGAATCTACCTTGGGACATATAAAAGACCTGCCTAAGAACAAACTTGGTGTGGATATTGAGCACGATTTTAAACCCAGTTACGTAATTTTACCTAGGAAACAAAAAACCATTCAAAGGCTTAAGAAAATGGCCAAATTAGCTGAAGAAATCTATTTGGCTTCTGACCCTGATAGAGAAGGTGAAGCTATTGCTTGGCATGTGGCAGAGGAAATAGATAAAAATGGAGAAAAGCCTATTAAAAGAGTGCTTTTCCATGAAATTACACCTGCAGCAGTCAAGACTGCCTTAAAACAACCTTTCTCCCTTGATACCAATAAATATCTCTCACAACAAACACGACGTATTTTAGATAGGTTAGTGGGTTATAAGATTTCCCCTATTCTTTGGCAAAAAGTAAAGATGGGGCTTTCAGCAGGTAGAGTGCAATCGGCTGCTCTATATCTGATATGTGAAAGAGAGCGAGCTATCCAAAATTTTGTTCCTCAGGAATACTGGGAAATT contains these protein-coding regions:
- a CDS encoding LysM peptidoglycan-binding domain-containing protein, with amino-acid sequence MRWIICVLVLVSGIQVWADELHVVKKGDTLWDICDHYYHNPYLWPKLWQINPHVTNPHWIYPGDVLCLKETPEELVKAAKEIKKEVKLKKRKKFLLDWRYREAAGYLSLSPEKHSGEIIKAIGEDKVVLGEGDVIYVKFQSASKPKVGSVWTIFRISPPILHPITKQQIGYLHEILGAVKVTKIYPQVAEAKIIRSYDVIYVGDFLKPYQPPKPFSLCKEKPPSLKAWVVATKGEISEIAWPDVLYIDAGENQGLKIGQTLDVFRKEAENLPPLFIGKILIIHTTPQTATAMILESKRPFHTGDIVGVAK
- the dprA gene encoding DNA-processing protein DprA — encoded protein: MESIIYWLALHYLPGLGHRRSKKLLDFFGEPKGLFSASQKTMQELGLKAETIQAILSKKWIKEAEEELKKIKTMGIEIITYSDQRYPALLKQIADPPPFIYLKGEAQLLNTPSIAIVGARRASFYGSKTATNLATNLAELGITVVSGLARGIDAAAHQGALQAGGNTIAVLGCGLDIVYPLENKKLYAEIKKQGAIISEFPLGTPPLSQNFPVRNRLISGLSLGVVVVEAAFRSGSLITARLALEQGREVFAVPGSISSFYSRGTHALIKQGAKLVENVMDIVEELNLSVPKETSEHYNIKLDPFSERIISLLHTPKNLEEIALSLKESVVDVSSILTLLEVQGLVKQLPGKQYIRLDV